Proteins encoded within one genomic window of Methanomassiliicoccales archaeon:
- a CDS encoding putative zinc-binding protein — protein sequence MRKGVVVCGANGERGVFMEKAMERFSKWNLANGKSLQFSVCTVGLSPIMMSMSGVEIDKLTAVNGCRNKCCDRIMERNGMKIATSVILDDCTEKNLGPCEYASVFDFPEPSDEELERFVEAIKKAIG from the coding sequence ATGAGGAAGGGCGTGGTCGTGTGCGGCGCCAATGGCGAGAGAGGGGTCTTCATGGAGAAGGCCATGGAAAGGTTCTCCAAATGGAACCTGGCAAATGGAAAATCGCTTCAGTTCTCGGTGTGCACTGTCGGTCTCAGCCCGATCATGATGTCGATGAGCGGAGTGGAAATTGACAAGCTCACCGCAGTGAACGGATGCCGCAACAAATGCTGCGACCGCATCATGGAAAGGAACGGGATGAAGATCGCCACCTCGGTCATCCTGGACGACTGCACAGAAAAGAATCTTGGTCCGTGCGAGTATGCCTCGGTTTTCGATTTCCCTGAACCGAGCGACGAAGAATTAGAACGATTTGTCGAGGCGATCAAGAAAGCGATCGGCTAA
- a CDS encoding putative zinc-binding protein — translation MSETVDIVICSGYSPGARVLRAAVRDISKRRPIRVVTVAPALAQLPKAVEDMNGLRDRKVIVVDGCEGLCGLQVLMQFGVMPKGKMMMGPFFQVNEEGIVRTAKQIETLMDEVLQ, via the coding sequence ATGAGCGAGACGGTCGACATCGTCATCTGCTCCGGATACAGCCCCGGCGCACGGGTGCTCAGGGCGGCGGTCCGGGACATCTCCAAAAGGAGGCCCATCAGGGTGGTGACGGTCGCGCCAGCCCTGGCCCAGCTGCCCAAAGCGGTCGAGGACATGAACGGCCTCAGGGACCGGAAGGTCATAGTGGTGGACGGTTGCGAAGGACTATGCGGCCTGCAGGTCCTGATGCAGTTCGGTGTCATGCCCAAGGGCAAGATGATGATGGGGCCGTTCTTCCAGGTCAATGAGGAAGGGATCGTCAGGACCGCCAAGCAGATCGAGACGCTGATGGATGAGGTGCTGCAATGA
- a CDS encoding hydantoinase/oxoprolinase family protein — protein sequence MNLGLGIDTGGTYTDSAIIDLNTGKVVVKAKALTTRNDLSIGISNSIAKLDVEYKDIRLVSVSSTLATNSVVEGKGCRVALIVAGNEYSRSIPVDDVLEMAGGHTLNGEAKASLDMAKVEAFVRSVLGKVDGFAVSSYLSVRNPEHEIAIKDLIGRMTDHPVVCGNELSSKLGFHERTITAVLNAKLIPIIAELVASVKKVLADKQIDAPLMIVKGDGSLMGEDMAKEKPVETVLSGPAASLIGAKFLTRENNAVVIDVGGTTTDIGILRDGRPRLDPEGAMIGGWRTRVKAADISTSGIGGDSRIVVANGKIVLTPLRVVPLCIASSIYPSIKQKLKAMVTEKVRPQAGHVAVENVIQVTEFFVFSKDVPNISLSNEEGLFVEKVKEEPRGIYEVGAMTNVHPFSFNVRKLEELGMIQRIGLTPTDVLHADGSYIEYDAEASAIGVAIQASNMEMELHQFCSEVKRAVINKISNELLRKLVYEETGKVPRCDVCNDLFNKFITHESGKDYSVRLTLHKPIIGIGAPVGAYLPAVADNFGTRLLLLEHSEVGNAVGAITGSILESVEVLIRPKPGVSAMDNPPCSLHSSAEKKDFPSVTDASAYAVEWATGIARTRALEAGADEVEIVVDKDERIGHLGKSWGGGILLESRIVVSAVGKPRLFFEAKR from the coding sequence ATGAACTTAGGCCTGGGAATAGACACTGGCGGCACGTACACTGATTCTGCGATCATCGACCTGAACACGGGAAAGGTCGTGGTCAAGGCAAAAGCGCTCACCACCAGGAACGACCTTTCCATCGGGATCTCCAACTCCATCGCCAAGCTGGATGTGGAATACAAGGACATCCGGCTGGTCTCGGTGTCTTCGACATTGGCCACCAACTCGGTCGTCGAAGGTAAGGGATGCCGGGTGGCCCTCATCGTGGCCGGGAACGAGTATTCCAGATCGATACCCGTCGACGATGTGCTGGAGATGGCCGGAGGTCATACGCTCAACGGAGAGGCGAAGGCATCGCTGGACATGGCCAAGGTGGAAGCGTTCGTCCGCAGCGTATTGGGCAAGGTGGACGGCTTCGCGGTCTCTTCATACCTCAGTGTCAGGAACCCAGAGCATGAGATCGCCATCAAGGATCTGATCGGCCGGATGACCGACCACCCTGTGGTATGCGGCAACGAGCTGTCATCCAAACTGGGCTTCCATGAAAGGACCATCACGGCGGTCCTGAACGCCAAGCTGATCCCGATCATAGCAGAGCTTGTGGCATCGGTCAAAAAGGTCCTGGCGGACAAACAGATCGATGCCCCGCTGATGATCGTCAAGGGAGACGGTTCCCTGATGGGGGAGGACATGGCGAAGGAGAAGCCGGTAGAGACCGTCCTGTCCGGTCCGGCAGCTTCGCTCATTGGGGCTAAGTTCCTCACCCGGGAGAACAATGCGGTGGTCATCGACGTCGGCGGGACCACCACCGACATCGGGATATTGAGGGATGGCCGGCCCCGTCTCGATCCAGAAGGTGCCATGATCGGTGGCTGGAGGACCAGGGTCAAAGCGGCGGATATCTCCACCTCAGGGATCGGAGGAGATAGCCGGATAGTGGTGGCCAACGGCAAGATCGTTCTTACACCGTTAAGAGTGGTGCCGCTATGCATAGCCTCGTCGATCTATCCCTCCATCAAGCAGAAGCTGAAGGCAATGGTCACGGAGAAGGTCCGCCCTCAGGCCGGGCACGTGGCTGTGGAAAACGTCATCCAAGTGACGGAGTTCTTCGTCTTTTCCAAGGATGTCCCGAACATCTCCCTGTCCAATGAGGAGGGCCTGTTCGTGGAGAAGGTCAAGGAGGAGCCGAGGGGAATCTATGAGGTCGGCGCCATGACCAACGTGCATCCCTTCTCGTTCAACGTACGAAAACTGGAGGAGCTCGGCATGATCCAGAGGATAGGTCTGACCCCTACGGATGTGCTTCATGCGGACGGATCGTACATCGAGTACGATGCCGAGGCCTCCGCGATCGGTGTGGCCATCCAGGCGTCCAACATGGAGATGGAGCTGCACCAGTTCTGCTCGGAGGTCAAGAGAGCAGTGATCAACAAGATCTCCAATGAGCTGCTGCGCAAGCTGGTCTACGAGGAGACTGGCAAGGTGCCGCGCTGCGATGTGTGCAACGATCTGTTCAACAAGTTCATCACCCATGAGTCCGGGAAGGACTACTCGGTCAGGCTGACCCTGCACAAGCCGATCATCGGCATAGGCGCACCGGTGGGAGCTTACCTGCCGGCCGTAGCGGACAACTTCGGGACCAGGCTCCTATTGCTAGAGCACTCTGAGGTCGGCAACGCGGTAGGTGCCATAACCGGTTCCATCCTGGAATCGGTGGAAGTGCTCATCCGGCCGAAGCCGGGGGTCTCGGCCATGGATAACCCGCCATGCTCCCTGCACTCATCGGCGGAGAAGAAGGATTTTCCTTCGGTGACCGATGCTTCTGCCTATGCCGTGGAATGGGCCACCGGGATCGCCCGGACCAGGGCCCTGGAGGCCGGTGCGGACGAGGTGGAGATAGTGGTGGACAAGGACGAGAGGATCGGCCACCTGGGTAAAAGCTGGGGAGGAGGGATCCTGCTGGAATCGCGTATCGTGGTGTCGGCGGTGGGAAAGCCCAGGCTGTTCTTCGAGGCGAAGAGATGA